The following are encoded together in the Bactrocera neohumeralis isolate Rockhampton chromosome 6, APGP_CSIRO_Bneo_wtdbg2-racon-allhic-juicebox.fasta_v2, whole genome shotgun sequence genome:
- the LOC126762958 gene encoding protein ST7 homolog isoform X2, with translation MWDSSVFLSTLTPKFYVALTGTSSLISGLILIFEWWYFRKYGTSFIEQVSINHISPWINGSDAQAEANGNGNNGNANGTPGSSNNQTAGSSQQMPECKVWRNPLNLYRGAEYQRFFWATNKEPLTYYDMNLSAQDHQTFFTCEGDARKEEYEIMQTAWRERNPVQRIKAAHNALEINPECAPAYILLAEEEATTILEAEKILKTALKVAEINYRRSQATQHQGPIAEAAHRRDTNVLIYIKRRLAMCARKLGKLKEAAKIFRDLSKEIPSIMNVLNVHENLIETLLEMQAYADCQAVLAKYDDISLPKSATICYTAALLKARSVADKFSPDIASKRGLNTIEMSAVEAIHRAVEFNPHVPKYLLETKPLILPPEHILKRGDSEALAYSFFHLKHWKNVEGAINLLHCTWEGTFRMLPYPLERGHLFYPYPTCTECADRELLPAFHEVSVYPKKELPFFILFTAGLCSFTALLALLTHQYPEPMGALAQNVLLYISYPFQILKERIEALWPCNFLHQLTRV, from the exons ATGTGGGACTCCTCGGTGTTCCTAAGCACACTAACACCGAAGTTTTATGTGGCTTTGACCGGAACATCGAGTCTTATTTCcggattaattttaattttcgaatgGTGGTATTTTCGTAAATATGGTACATCTTTCATAG AACAAGTCTCTATAAACCACATTAGTCCATGGATAAATGGTAGCGATGCACAGGCTGAAGCTAATGGGAATGGAAATAATGGTAATGCAAATGGAACACCAGGAAGTTCTAATAATCAGACAGCTGGTTCAAGCCAGCAAATGCCAGAGTGCAAAGTCTGGCGCAATCCTTTGAACTTGTATCGAGGAGCAGAATATCAACGCTTTTTTTGGGCAACTAACAAAGAGCCTCTAACTTATTATGACATGAATCTGAGCGCACAAGACCATCAAACATTCTTTACATGCGAAG GAGATGCGAGGAAAGAGGAATATGAAATAATGCAAACAGCTTGGCGAGAACGTAACCCAGTTCAAAGAATAAAAGCCGCTCATAATGCGCTTGAAATTAATCCAGAATGCGCGCCCGCTTACATACTTTTAGCAGAAGAAGAAGCCACAACTATTTTGgaagcagaaaaaatattaaaaacagcaTTGAAGGTAGCAGAAATAAATTACCGGAGATCACAGGCTACACAACATCAAGGACCTATAGCCGAAGCTGCACATCGCCGTGATACAAATGTACTAATCTATATTAAACGACGACTGGCAATGTGTGCACGGAAGCTAGGAAAATTAAAAGAGGCAGCCAAAATATTTCGTGATCTCAGCAAAGAAATTCCATCTATCATGAATGTACTAAACGTGCATGAAAATCTCATAGAGACGCTGCTTGAGATGCAAGCTTATGCCGACTGTCAGGCAGTTTTGGCCAAATATGATGATATTTCTTTACCTAAATCGGCAACAATTTGTTACACAGCAGCGTTATTAAAAGCTCGTTCGGTAGCAGATAAATTCTCGCCCGATATAGCATCAAAGCGCGGTCTTAATACCATTGAAATGAGCGCCGTCGAAGCAATTCATCGAGCCGTTGAATTTAACCCGCATgtaccaaaatatttattggaaaCAAAACCTCTTATTTTGCCACCAGAACACATATTAAAACGTGGCGACTCAGAAGCGCTTGCTTAttcttttttccatttaaagCATTGGAAAAATGTGGAAGGAGCAATAAATTTACTTCATTGCACATGGGAAGGTACATTTCGTATGTTACCATATCCGTTAGAGAGGGGCCATTTATTCTATCCATATCCAACATGTACAGAATGTGCTGATCGTGAATTACTGCCAGCCTTTCACGAGGTGTCAGTTTATCCCAAAAAAGAATTGccattctttattttatttacagcaGGACTTTGCTCTTTCACAGCACTTTTAGCTTTGCTTACACATCAGTATCCTGAGCCGATGGGAGCGCTTGCACAAAATGTTCTTCTTTATATCTCCTACccatttcaaatattaaaagagcGCATTGAAGCATTATGGCCATGTAACTTTCTTCATCAGCTGACTCGAGTTTAA
- the LOC126762958 gene encoding protein ST7 homolog isoform X1, with product MWDSSVFLSTLTPKFYVALTGTSSLISGLILIFEWWYFRKYGTSFIEQVSINHISPWINGSDAQAEANGNGNNGNANGTPGSSNNQTAGSSQQMPECKVWRNPLNLYRGAEYQRFFWATNKEPLTYYDMNLSAQDHQTFFTCEVGDARKEEYEIMQTAWRERNPVQRIKAAHNALEINPECAPAYILLAEEEATTILEAEKILKTALKVAEINYRRSQATQHQGPIAEAAHRRDTNVLIYIKRRLAMCARKLGKLKEAAKIFRDLSKEIPSIMNVLNVHENLIETLLEMQAYADCQAVLAKYDDISLPKSATICYTAALLKARSVADKFSPDIASKRGLNTIEMSAVEAIHRAVEFNPHVPKYLLETKPLILPPEHILKRGDSEALAYSFFHLKHWKNVEGAINLLHCTWEGTFRMLPYPLERGHLFYPYPTCTECADRELLPAFHEVSVYPKKELPFFILFTAGLCSFTALLALLTHQYPEPMGALAQNVLLYISYPFQILKERIEALWPCNFLHQLTRV from the exons ATGTGGGACTCCTCGGTGTTCCTAAGCACACTAACACCGAAGTTTTATGTGGCTTTGACCGGAACATCGAGTCTTATTTCcggattaattttaattttcgaatgGTGGTATTTTCGTAAATATGGTACATCTTTCATAG AACAAGTCTCTATAAACCACATTAGTCCATGGATAAATGGTAGCGATGCACAGGCTGAAGCTAATGGGAATGGAAATAATGGTAATGCAAATGGAACACCAGGAAGTTCTAATAATCAGACAGCTGGTTCAAGCCAGCAAATGCCAGAGTGCAAAGTCTGGCGCAATCCTTTGAACTTGTATCGAGGAGCAGAATATCAACGCTTTTTTTGGGCAACTAACAAAGAGCCTCTAACTTATTATGACATGAATCTGAGCGCACAAGACCATCAAACATTCTTTACATGCGAAG TAGGAGATGCGAGGAAAGAGGAATATGAAATAATGCAAACAGCTTGGCGAGAACGTAACCCAGTTCAAAGAATAAAAGCCGCTCATAATGCGCTTGAAATTAATCCAGAATGCGCGCCCGCTTACATACTTTTAGCAGAAGAAGAAGCCACAACTATTTTGgaagcagaaaaaatattaaaaacagcaTTGAAGGTAGCAGAAATAAATTACCGGAGATCACAGGCTACACAACATCAAGGACCTATAGCCGAAGCTGCACATCGCCGTGATACAAATGTACTAATCTATATTAAACGACGACTGGCAATGTGTGCACGGAAGCTAGGAAAATTAAAAGAGGCAGCCAAAATATTTCGTGATCTCAGCAAAGAAATTCCATCTATCATGAATGTACTAAACGTGCATGAAAATCTCATAGAGACGCTGCTTGAGATGCAAGCTTATGCCGACTGTCAGGCAGTTTTGGCCAAATATGATGATATTTCTTTACCTAAATCGGCAACAATTTGTTACACAGCAGCGTTATTAAAAGCTCGTTCGGTAGCAGATAAATTCTCGCCCGATATAGCATCAAAGCGCGGTCTTAATACCATTGAAATGAGCGCCGTCGAAGCAATTCATCGAGCCGTTGAATTTAACCCGCATgtaccaaaatatttattggaaaCAAAACCTCTTATTTTGCCACCAGAACACATATTAAAACGTGGCGACTCAGAAGCGCTTGCTTAttcttttttccatttaaagCATTGGAAAAATGTGGAAGGAGCAATAAATTTACTTCATTGCACATGGGAAGGTACATTTCGTATGTTACCATATCCGTTAGAGAGGGGCCATTTATTCTATCCATATCCAACATGTACAGAATGTGCTGATCGTGAATTACTGCCAGCCTTTCACGAGGTGTCAGTTTATCCCAAAAAAGAATTGccattctttattttatttacagcaGGACTTTGCTCTTTCACAGCACTTTTAGCTTTGCTTACACATCAGTATCCTGAGCCGATGGGAGCGCTTGCACAAAATGTTCTTCTTTATATCTCCTACccatttcaaatattaaaagagcGCATTGAAGCATTATGGCCATGTAACTTTCTTCATCAGCTGACTCGAGTTTAA
- the LOC126762975 gene encoding U6 snRNA-associated Sm-like protein LSm8 yields the protein MATGLEAYINHTVSIITADGRNFIGTLKGFDQTINVILDESHERVFSTTSGIEQIVLGLHIIRGDNIAVIGLIDDQIDSRLDLGNIRGEPLGPVVH from the coding sequence ATGGCAACAGGGTTGGAGGCCTACATAAATCATACGGTGTCTATAATTACCGCAGATGGACGAAACTTTATTGGCACACTAAAAGGGTTCGATCAAACTATAAATGTCATCCTCGACGAGTCGCATGAGCGAGTCTTCTCTACCACATCTGGTATCGAACAAATTGTTTTGGGACTACATATTATTCGTGGTGATAACATAGCTGTAATTGGTCTTATAGATGACCAAATTGATTCTCGACTTGACTTGGGTAACATACGTGGGGAACCATTGGGTCCAGTAGTGCATTAA
- the LOC126762963 gene encoding DNA polymerase delta subunit 2 has protein sequence MLSRSKSEYKDLSNKFRLTTFDYHKQYSHFYAHRLREMTSLLLPLAEEHWSNNYAVKKLCDLREEQTETCIIIGTIYKHQAHKPSILREISEENQLAPQPPREHYADLEDKLILEDELQRVRLYGKVDGRFMSSGIVCAVLGSIEEDGRFDVEEILYYEAGPQKPLSNKGYNRKLVLLSGINCIEADDYIDELNLFQHWLCGNVFGKQNSQIVRVIVAGNSVGKATEESQTASLQPRNNDNNGAVEAICALDGWFASWSKSVSIDIMPGALDPANFMLPQQPFHQFMFPKASKSTSFRSVPNPYAFSLDNTQFVGCSGQNINDLLRCTMIEKPLEALRSTLIWGHLAPTAPDTLACYPYVDTDPLILQECPHVYFAGNCDVFETDIHKGSKKQTTRLICVPNFSKTQSIAVVDLDTMDCKEIKFKTNK, from the coding sequence ATGCTATCTCGAAGTAAATCTGAGTATAAGGACTTATCCAACAAATTTCGGCTTACCACATTCGATTACCACAAACAATACTCACACTTTTATGCTCATCGATTAAGGGAAATGACATCGCTCCTTTTACCACTAGCGGAAGAACATTGGAGCAACAATTATGCTGTAAAGAAACTTTGCGATTTGCGTGAGGAGCAAACAGAAACTTGCATTATTATTGGTACAATTTACAAACATCAAGCTCATAAACCAAGTATATTACGTGAAATTTCTGAGGAGAACCAACTCGCTCCGCAGCCACCTCGTGAACATTATGCAGACCTTGAAGATAAGTTAATTCTTGAGGATGAACTTCAACGAGTGCGTTTGTATGGTAAAGTAGATGGTCGCTTTATGTCATCCGGTATAGTTTGTGCTGTTTTGGGAAGCATTGAGGAAGATGGGAGATTCGATGTTGAAGAAATACTATATTATGAAGCCGGTCCCCAAAAGCCTTTGTCCAATAAAGGCTATAATCGAAAACTGGTTCTTTTATCCGGTATTAATTGTATAGAAGCAGATGACTATATCGACGAACTTAACTTATTTCAACATTGGTTATGTGGTAACGTGTTTGGAAAACAAAATTCCCAAATAGTTCGCGTAATTGTGGCTGGAAATTCCGTTGGAAAGGCAACAGAAGAATCTCAAACTGCATCTTTGCAACCTCGCAACAACGATAATAATGGAGCAGTAGAAGCAATATGTGCTCTTGACGGTTGGTTTGCTTCTTGGTCGAAAAGTGTATCAATTGACATAATGCCAGGAGCACTTGATCCAGCCAACTTCATGCTTCCTCAACAACCGTTCCATCAATTTATGTTCCCCAAGGCTTCTAAGAGTACATCTTTTCGAAGTGTTCCTAACCCGTATGCTTTTTCATTAGATAATACTCAATTTGTGGGATGTTCTGGACAGAATATAAATGACTTACTTAGATGTACAATGATCGAGAAGCCTTTAGAAGCGCTACGAAGTACTTTGATTTGGGGGCATTTAGCACCAACAGCACCGGACACCCTTGCGTGTTACCCATATGTTGACACAGATCCTCTTATTTTGCAAGAATGTCCTCACGTGTATTTCGCCGGAAATTGTGACGTATTTGAAACTGATATACATAAAGGTTCAAAGAAACAAACTACAAGATTAATCTGTGTACCGAACTTTTCGAAAACACAAAGCATTGCTGTAGTCGACTTGGATACTATGGattgcaaagaaataaaatttaagacaaataaataa
- the LOC126762967 gene encoding 39S ribosomal protein L46, mitochondrial, translating into MYRKIVTNLVKFVPKRNGNMIMRPMSAKSVESKSIENWDLYASVLVERLPIVSKSFNAIEREFQEQLWRVEFENSLQSDHELKHQRDLIQSELIKKGKMEVDLDDSASKQTAQDLKDAYSEELKSFQFALRSTADDATNKTNSTNRCLEDTLYLVIEESLSKQAVKMLPQGPRLDGETMRQAAERVLREKCGTQLEVTFYGNAPCGFYKYKYPKEVRKSSVGAKVFFYRASLLGGNVDTATAKKFEWLTRPALEEQLQKSEYSESIQKFLL; encoded by the coding sequence atgtatcgaAAAATTGTTACGAATCTTGTGAAGTTTGTTCCGAAAAGAAATGGGAACATGATAATGCGACCAATGTCAGCAAAGTCAGTGGAATCTAAATCAATTGAAAACTGGGATTTGTATGCATCTGTCCTTGTGGAACGTCTGCCCATCGTATCAAAAAGTTTCAACGCCATTGAACGTGAATTCCAGGAGCAACTATGGCGAGTAGAGTTCGAGAACAGTTTACAGTCTGATCATGAACTTAAACATCAACGAGATTTAATACAAAGTGAACTaatcaaaaaaggaaaaatggaaGTGGACCTAGACGACAGCGCTTCCAAGCAAACAGCACAAGATTTAAAAGATGCCTACTCAGAAgagttaaaaagttttcaatttgcTTTACGGTCTACCGCCGACGATGCAACTAACAAAACGAATTCAACAAATCGATGCTTAGAAGATACTTTGTATCTGGTTATCGAGGAATCATTAAGCAAGCAAGCGGTGAAAATGTTACCTCAAGGTCCACGACTTGATGGTGAGACCATGCGTCAGGCGGCAGAACGAGTGCTACGTGAGAAATGTGGCACTCAATTGGAGGTTACTTTTTATGGAAACGCACCATGCggattttacaaatataaatatccgAAAGAAGTGCGTAAAAGTAGTGTCGGAGCCAAAGTTTTCTTTTACCGAGCATCCCTACTTGGCGGTAATGTCGATACAGCAACTGCGAAAAAATTTGAATGGCTGACAAGGCCAGCTTTGGAGGAACAACTTCAAAAATCTGAATATTCAGaaagtatacaaaaatttttgttatag